The Candidatus Polarisedimenticolaceae bacterium genome has a window encoding:
- a CDS encoding cyclic nucleotide-binding domain-containing protein: MAINPFQNFMVRYGSGERIFTEGDLGTTMYIVQSGKVRLFRMVDGAKRVHGTMEKGDFFGEMSILEGLPRTISAEAVDDAELIEINSITFDKMIKGNIEIAIRMLRKLSIRLRDAERKIEQLQSAESRGPAPGRPAPPQHPKAAGAGAGARLEVEGEGIVFPLTGDDTLIGRYDPVTELKPDIDLTQVDLKRSVSRRHARVLRAGEGFVLTEEVGALNGTFVNGTKLVTGRPHPIREGDKLGLGMVKVVFRI; this comes from the coding sequence ATGGCGATCAACCCGTTCCAGAACTTCATGGTCCGGTACGGATCCGGCGAGCGGATCTTCACCGAGGGCGACCTCGGCACCACCATGTACATCGTCCAGTCCGGCAAGGTCCGGCTCTTCCGCATGGTGGACGGTGCCAAGCGCGTGCACGGCACCATGGAAAAGGGGGACTTCTTCGGGGAGATGTCGATCCTCGAGGGGCTTCCCCGGACGATCTCCGCGGAAGCGGTCGACGACGCCGAGCTGATCGAGATCAACAGCATCACCTTCGACAAGATGATCAAGGGCAACATCGAGATCGCCATCCGGATGTTGCGCAAACTGTCGATCCGGCTGCGCGACGCGGAGCGGAAGATCGAGCAGCTGCAGTCCGCCGAGTCGCGCGGACCCGCGCCGGGGCGTCCCGCTCCGCCGCAGCACCCGAAGGCCGCGGGAGCGGGCGCCGGAGCCCGCCTCGAGGTCGAGGGGGAGGGGATCGTCTTCCCGCTCACCGGGGACGACACGCTCATCGGACGCTACGACCCGGTGACCGAGCTCAAGCCCGACATCGACCTCACCCAGGTCGATCTCAAGCGCAGCGTCTCGCGGCGTCACGCGCGCGTGCTGCGGGCGGGCGAGGGGTTCGTGCTCACGGAAGAGGTCGGTGCGCTCAACGGCACCTTCGTGAACGGGACGAAGCTCGTCACCGGGCGTCCGCACCCGATCCGCGAGGGGGACAAGCTCGGACTCGGCATGGTGAAGGTCGTCTTCCGGATATGA
- the trpS gene encoding tryptophan--tRNA ligase: protein MASTRRHRVLSGMRPTGPLHLGHLVGALDNWVRLQDEAECHFCIVDWHALTTDYADTHAIRGYVREVALDWLAAGIDPARSVVFVQSAVKEHAELHLLLSMTTPLPWLERVPTYKEQQEQLRERDLNTYGFLGYPLLQAADILVYRADRVPVGEDQVAHLELSREIARRFNHFYGEIFPEPHPVLTPASRLPGTDGRKMSKSYGNAVFLKDTTTEVSKKVDGWLTDPQRTHRHIPGNPEVCPVFATHKIFSTPEVVAWADAGCRSAGIGCRDCKGALKQGLEGRMAPLRERRAALAEGTALDAILNDGADRARAEASATMKVVRGAMGLEG, encoded by the coding sequence ATGGCTTCCACTCGCAGGCACCGTGTCCTGTCGGGGATGCGGCCCACCGGCCCCCTGCATCTCGGCCACCTCGTCGGCGCGCTCGACAACTGGGTGCGCCTGCAGGACGAGGCGGAGTGCCATTTCTGCATCGTCGACTGGCACGCGCTGACGACGGACTACGCCGACACGCACGCGATCCGCGGCTACGTGCGCGAGGTCGCCCTCGACTGGCTCGCCGCAGGGATCGACCCCGCCAGGAGCGTCGTGTTCGTGCAGTCCGCGGTGAAAGAGCACGCCGAGCTGCACCTGCTCCTCTCGATGACGACGCCGCTTCCTTGGCTCGAGCGCGTGCCGACCTACAAGGAGCAGCAGGAACAGCTGCGCGAGAGGGACCTGAACACCTACGGCTTCCTCGGTTATCCGCTGCTGCAGGCGGCGGACATCCTCGTCTACCGCGCGGACCGCGTGCCCGTCGGCGAGGACCAGGTCGCCCACCTCGAGCTCAGCCGGGAGATCGCGCGGCGATTCAACCACTTCTACGGGGAGATCTTCCCGGAGCCGCATCCGGTCCTCACACCCGCCTCCCGACTGCCCGGAACCGACGGCCGGAAGATGTCGAAGTCGTACGGCAACGCGGTCTTCCTGAAGGACACGACCACCGAGGTCTCGAAGAAGGTCGACGGCTGGCTCACCGATCCGCAGCGCACGCATCGGCACATCCCGGGGAACCCGGAGGTCTGCCCGGTGTTCGCCACGCACAAGATCTTCTCCACCCCCGAGGTCGTCGCGTGGGCGGATGCCGGATGCCGCAGCGCGGGGATCGGCTGCCGCGACTGCAAGGGGGCCCTCAAGCAGGGGCTCGAGGGGCGGATGGCCCCGCTGCGCGAGCGCCGCGCGGCGCTCGCCGAAGGGACCGCCCTCGACGCGATCCTGAACGACGGCGCCGACCGCGCGCGCGCCGAAGCGTCGGCCACGATGAAGGTGGTTCGTGGCGCGATGGGGCTCGAAGGATGA
- a CDS encoding segregation/condensation protein A codes for MSEHGSGSSGEGFDVRVGSFDGPLDLLLHLVRANEVDILDIPILEITRQYQDYLDLLRELNLEIAGEYLVMAATLVHIKSRMLLPPDPVEGEEARSEDPRAELAQQLLEYQRYKQAAENLQAIDSVRSLIWTRDGKVPSEFEGEELLAVDLMDLVGAFRKLLSRLGEDERLRLERDDVSVADKIQWLTDLLEERRSVDLLELLAGMGERRQRIATFLAVLEMIRLQMIVAFQRALFDEIRIALRGEPASE; via the coding sequence ATGAGCGAGCACGGATCCGGCTCGTCGGGCGAGGGGTTCGACGTCCGCGTCGGGAGCTTCGACGGGCCGCTCGACCTGCTGCTCCACCTCGTGCGCGCCAACGAGGTGGACATCCTCGACATCCCGATCCTCGAGATCACCCGGCAGTATCAGGACTACCTCGACCTCCTGCGCGAGCTGAACCTCGAGATCGCGGGGGAGTACCTCGTGATGGCCGCCACGCTCGTGCACATCAAGTCGCGGATGCTCCTGCCCCCCGACCCGGTCGAAGGCGAGGAAGCGCGCTCCGAGGATCCGCGCGCCGAGCTCGCGCAGCAGCTGCTCGAGTACCAGCGCTACAAGCAGGCCGCCGAGAACCTGCAGGCGATCGACAGCGTGCGAAGCCTGATCTGGACGCGCGACGGCAAGGTCCCCTCCGAGTTCGAGGGGGAAGAGCTGCTCGCCGTGGACCTGATGGACCTGGTCGGGGCGTTCCGCAAGCTCCTCTCGCGCCTGGGGGAGGACGAGCGCCTCCGCCTCGAGCGGGACGACGTGTCCGTCGCCGACAAGATCCAGTGGCTCACCGACCTTTTGGAGGAGCGTCGCTCGGTCGACCTCCTGGAGCTGCTGGCGGGGATGGGCGAGCGCCGCCAGCGCATCGCGACGTTCCTGGCGGTGCTCGAGATGATTCGCCTGCAGATGATCGTCGCCTTCCAGCGCGCGTTGTTCGACGAGATCCGCATCGCGCTGCGAGGAGAACCCGCAAGTGAGTGA
- the scpB gene encoding SMC-Scp complex subunit ScpB, whose product MSDVVDVTGLVPAVEAILFAAGEPVHPKEIASALEGADEEGVVAAVEALSRRYETEGSGLHVEHVAGAYRLATRPDVGATVRQFFRQRNRTRLSPAALETLAIVAYRQPITSPEIQAIRGVDPSGALKSLVERKLLRILGRKKVVGNPLLYGTSRQFLVHFGLNRLEDLPSIEDFDQFLGALETGESSLFPAVGRIEAEGDSEEIELPAGADGEE is encoded by the coding sequence GTGAGTGACGTCGTGGACGTGACGGGGCTGGTCCCCGCGGTCGAGGCCATCCTGTTCGCGGCGGGGGAGCCCGTCCATCCCAAGGAAATCGCCTCCGCGCTCGAGGGCGCCGACGAGGAGGGCGTCGTCGCCGCCGTGGAGGCGCTCTCACGCCGGTACGAGACGGAGGGCTCCGGGCTGCACGTCGAGCACGTGGCGGGGGCCTACCGGCTCGCCACGAGGCCGGACGTCGGCGCGACGGTCCGGCAGTTCTTTCGCCAGCGCAATCGCACGCGGCTCTCGCCCGCGGCGCTCGAGACCTTGGCGATCGTGGCCTATCGCCAGCCGATCACCTCCCCCGAGATCCAGGCCATCCGCGGCGTCGATCCTTCGGGCGCCCTCAAGAGCCTGGTCGAGCGCAAGCTCCTCCGGATCCTCGGCCGGAAGAAGGTGGTCGGAAACCCGCTCCTGTACGGGACGTCCAGACAGTTCCTCGTCCACTTCGGCCTGAACCGCCTGGAAGACCTCCCGTCGATCGAGGACTTCGACCAGTTCCTCGGCGCCCTCGAAACGGGGGAGTCGTCGCTGTTTCCGGCCGTCGGCCGGATCGAGGCCGAAGGCGACTCCGAGGAGATCGAGCTCCCCGCCGGCGCGGACGGAGAGGAATGA
- a CDS encoding pseudouridine synthase: MSERLQKFLAHAGVASRRAGERLIVEGRVSVNGHTVRELGTKIDPGRDVVKVDGKRVAGPPTRPVYYLLNKPRGYVTTLHDPEGRPTVKELLRGVKRRVYPVGRLDFDSEGLLLLTDDGDLAHDLMHPSRGVGKTYLAKVRGIPDAAALSRLRGGVPLDRRPTAPAQARVVRRGDNAWVEVRIVEGRNRQVRRMLEAVGHPVLRLRRTAYGPLTLGRLAAGEFRLLEEAEVEALRRSAKPQAKPSLIH; the protein is encoded by the coding sequence ATGAGCGAGCGGCTCCAGAAGTTCCTGGCCCACGCGGGGGTCGCCTCGCGGCGGGCGGGGGAGCGCCTCATCGTCGAGGGCCGGGTCTCGGTGAACGGACACACCGTGCGGGAGCTCGGCACCAAGATCGATCCCGGCCGGGACGTCGTGAAGGTCGACGGGAAACGCGTGGCCGGGCCGCCGACGCGCCCGGTCTATTACCTCCTCAACAAGCCCCGCGGATACGTCACCACCCTGCACGATCCCGAGGGACGCCCCACCGTCAAGGAGCTCCTTCGCGGGGTGAAGCGCCGCGTTTACCCGGTCGGCCGGCTCGATTTCGACAGCGAAGGGCTGCTGCTCCTCACCGACGACGGCGACCTCGCGCACGACCTGATGCATCCGTCCCGCGGGGTGGGGAAGACCTACCTCGCCAAAGTGCGGGGGATTCCCGACGCGGCCGCACTCTCACGACTTCGCGGGGGGGTGCCGCTCGACCGTCGCCCCACGGCTCCGGCCCAGGCCCGAGTCGTACGCCGCGGGGACAACGCGTGGGTGGAGGTGCGGATCGTCGAGGGCCGGAACCGGCAGGTGCGACGCATGCTCGAGGCGGTCGGGCATCCGGTCCTGCGCCTGCGCCGGACGGCCTACGGCCCCCTGACGCTCGGGCGGCTCGCGGCGGGGGAGTTCCGCCTGCTGGAGGAGGCCGAGGTCGAGGCGTTGCGGCGCTCGGCCAAGCCCCAGGCCAAGCCCTCGCTAATCCACTGA